The following DNA comes from Armatimonadota bacterium.
CTGCCGATTCTTGCTGGTCACGTAGCCGTGCGCCTTGCACTCACTGCACTGGAGGATAATCTTGGTCTGAGGCACTGTCAACACCTTCCGCACTCAGTTCCCGGCCAAGGC
Coding sequences within:
- the rpmG gene encoding 50S ribosomal protein L33 → MRKVLTVPQTKIILQCSECKAHGYVTSKNRQNVPDRLALRKYCRCCNKHTEHNEARLRK